One Plasmodium vivax chromosome 13, whole genome shotgun sequence genomic region harbors:
- a CDS encoding mitochondrial carrier protein, putative (encoded by transcript PVX_084135A), with the protein MTETDKWDSRVSSPVTRIKHIHEHNLTYYSKCMFGGVLSCGLTHTVITPLDVTKCRIQSYPQIYKNLFQSVNKIIKEEKVRSLSLGWSPTLIGYSLQGLCKFGFYEIFKDVYSNYLGEEYSYKYKGVTWLLASASAEFVADIFLCPFEMIKVKMQTSKANTFPTKLSESVFFMLANKKETKFPFGSVAPLWCRQIPYTMAKFYFFEKIVQLMYDQVFTNPKDSYSKSTQLGITFASGYLSGIICALVSHPADNMISQLGKVENKGKKLSVITKEMGMVNLFTKGICTRVLMIGTLTGLQWWIYDTFKAVMGLGTSGSGSSAKK; encoded by the coding sequence ATGACGGAAACGGATAAGTGGGACTCCCGAGTCAGTAGCCCAGTAACCAGaataaaacatatacatGAACATAATTTGACGTACTACAGCAAGTGTATGTTCGGGGGGGTCCTGTCTTGTGGGTTAACACATACGGTAATAACACCGTTGGATGTTACAAAATGTAGAATCCAGTCGTATCctcaaatatataaaaacctCTTCCAaagtgtaaataaaataatcaaagaagaaaaggtaAGAAGCTTATCATTAGGATGGTCTCCAACATTAATAGGCTACTCCCTTCAAGGGTTATGCAAATTTGGcttttatgaaatttttaaggacgtttattcaaattatttGGGAGAGGAATATTCGTATAAGTACAAAGGTGTAACATGGCTACTCGCATCCGCATCAGCCGAATTTGTTGCGGATATTTTCCTATGCCCATTCGAAATGATTAAAGTGAAAATGCAAACGAGTAAGGCAAATACATTCCCCACGAAGTTGTCCGAATCTGTGTTCTTCATGTTAGCAAATAAGAAAGAAACCAAGTTCCCCTTTGGTAGTGTTGCACCCTTGTGGTGTCGTCAGATACCTTATACTATGgcgaaattttatttctttgaaaaaattgtgcagtTAATGTATGACCAAGTTTTCACCAACCCGAAGGATTCCTATTCTAAATCCACTCAGCTGGGCATCACTTTCGCATCTGGTTATTTGTCTGGAATTATTTGCGCCTTGGTTTCGCACCCGGCAGACAATATGATATCTCAATTAGGCAAAGTAGaaaataaggggaaaaaattgtcaGTCATAACGAAAGAAATGGGTATGGTAAATTTATTCACCAAGGGGATATGTACGAGAGTTTTAATGATAGGAACATTGACCGGTTTGCAGTGGTGGATTTATGACACCTTCAAGGCCGTTATGGGTTTGGGTACCTCGGGCAGTGGCTCATCCGCGAAGAAATAA